In Terriglobus aquaticus, the genomic window TGGGTGTGCGGCGCTCGGGCTGGGCGACGATCTCCAGCGTTTGCGGCTTCGTTTGGCCGAGGCGCAGCGTACTGAGCTTGAGCGTGTCGCGTCGCTGTGTGACCGCGACCACGCGCCGCGACAGGTTGCGCGTCTCGCTCCACAGTTGCAGGGTGCAACGGCCGGGCTGCTGCTGGATGCTGTATTGCGCGGCTTGCAAGTCGAACGCGATGCGGCCGTCCTCGAGCACGACGGCCTTGGGGTGCGCCAAGAGGAAGTCCTGCAGCAGCGCTGCGATCTCTTCCGGTGTTTGTTCCGCGCTCATCGTTCGTTGCGTTGCTGCGCTACCAGCCGCGCGCCTTTGCGAGCTCGGTGATGTGCGCCAGGTGGTGCCGCGAATGCCATGCGTAAAGCTGCGTGACTGCGTCGATCGTCCACGGTCCGCTCTCGGGGTGTTGAAAGGTGCGCTGCCACTGCTCTTCAGAGAGATGATCGAGCAGGTAGGCCCAGCGGGCGTGAACGCCTTCGAGCAGGGTCAACGAGAACTCGACCGGAGCTTCGCGGTCGTCGGGCAGGTCGGCCCACAGCTTTTCGTTGTAGGCCTGGATGGTCGGATTGTCCTCAGTTAATGCCTTGCGCAGGCGCGTGCTGGACTGGCCGTGCGAGTCGGCAATGTGGTGAACGAGCTGGCGCACCGTCCAACCGCCGTCGCGATAGGGGGTGTCGAGCTGTTCGTTGGTCCAGTTGGCCACGGCGGAGCGAAGCTGCTGCGGAAGCGAGCGAATGACTTCGACGGCACTGGAGCGTTCCGCGGCGGAGATTTGCGCCGGTCGCTGGAACTTCCCGATGGGATAGCGCGGATCGGCGATGCCGGTGATGCTGCCTGACTCTGCCGGTGCGGAACTCATGGCTCGAACCTAGCACAGCGGGCCGGCGTGGGCGCGTAAACTTGAGAACAGATGAGTTCAGCCGTCGACCAGAGTTCAACCGCCCGCTCCACCACCGTATTTCATCAGCAATTTGGGATTACCGATCGCCTGATCGAGCGCTGCCTTGCGGCCGCGCTGGAGCGTGGCGGCGACTTTGCCGAACTGTTCTTTGAGAGCACCGCGTCCAACGGCATCGGCGTGGATGAGGGCATCGTGAAGTCCGCCAGCCAGAGCCACAGCATGGGCTGCGGCGTGCGCGTGCTGAGTGGAGAGCGTACCGGCTACAGCTATACCGATGAGCTGACGGAAGAGAAGCTGCTGCATGCGGCGCGTACTGCTGCGCTGATTGCGCATTCGGTAGCGACGGCGGGCGTGCAGGGCCTTCGTGCGGCTCCATCGCATGATCTGTATCCCGCTGTCACGACTGATGTGGAGATTGCGCAGAAGCTGCAGTTGGTGCAGCGGGCAGATCGCGCAGCGCGCGCGTACGATCCGCGCATTGTGCAGGTGCGCGCGAGCTTTAGCGATGAGGTGCGACACATTCTCGTCGTTGCCAGCGACGGCACCTACGCGAGCGACGTGCAGCCGCTGAGCCGGTTCAGCGTTGGCGTGATCGCGAAAGATCCTGCAGCCGATGGCGGCAAGGGTGCCTCGGCGAGCGGCACCAGCGGTGGCGGTGGGCGTCGCGACTTTAGCTGGTACACGACGGAGCGCACGCCCGAGCACTATGCACAGGAGGCGGCACGGCAGGCGATCCTGCAATTGACGGCGCAGCCAGCGCCCGCTGGCGAGATGCCCGTGGTGCTTGGCCCGGGATGGCCTGGCGTGCTGATTCACGAGGCCGTGGGTCACGGACTGGAGGCGGACTTCAACCGCAAGAAGCAGTCGGCGTTTGCGGGGTTGATGGGACAGCGGGTGGGCACCGACAAGGTCACCGTCGCCGACAACGGAACCATGCCGAACCGGCGCGGGTCGTTGAACGTGGACGACGAAGGTGTGCCGACAGCGAACAATGTGCTGATCGAGAAGGGCATGCTGTGCCGGTACATGAGCGACAAGCTTTCGGCCAAGATGATGGGCACGCGATCGACGGGCAGCGGCCGTCGCGAGAGCTACGCGTCGATCCCGATGCCGCGCATGACGAACACGTACATGCTGCCGGGTGAGGACGATCCTGCGGACATTCTGCGCAGCGTGCAGAACGGCATCTACGCTGTGAACTTCTCGGGCGGTTCGGTCGACATCACGAATGGCAAATTCGTCTTTGCGGCGAACGAGGCTTACCTGATCGAAGACGGCAAGGTGACCGCGCCGGTGAAAGGCGTGATGCTGATTGGCGATGGTGCAACGGCGCTGACGCGCGTGAGCATGGTCGGGCATGATCTTGCGCTGGACGAAGGCGTAGGAACGTGCGGCAAGAAGGGCCAGGGCGTGCCGGTGTGTGTGGGAGCGCCGACGTTGAAGCTGGACCACATGACGGTGGGAGGCACGGGACGATGATGCAGATGACGAAAGAACGCACGCTGACCGCGCAGCTGGCGCAGGAAATTGTGGACCGCGCGATGCGTGCGGGGGCGACGGACGCCGAGGCCGTGGTGGTGGAGGGTGACGAGTTCCACACCAAGGTGCGTCTGGGCCAGGTGGAGACGTTGACTGAATCGCAGTCGCGCGCGGTGGGGCTGCGCGTGTTCATGGGGCAGCGCACGGCGTCGACCAGCACCAACGATCTGAGCGAAGCATCGCTGCAGCGGTTGGTGAAGGGCGCGGTGGAGCTGTCGCGCATCACGGAGGAAGATCCCTTTGCGGGTCTGCCGGATGCGAGCGAGTTCAGCGAGCGTCGCAACGGGGATGGACTGGGCCTGTTTTTCGACGACGTGTATTCCCTGCCCGCGCAGGAGCGCATTGAGATGGCGCGCGCGGTGGAGGCCGCCGCGATGGGTGCGGACGTTCGAATTCAGAACTCGGATGGCGGCACATTCACCGCAGCCACAAGCTGGCGCGCGATCGCCAACTCGCGAGGCTTTGTGGGGGAGTACCGCAAGAGCTACTGCGGCCTGGGCGTGACTCCGATTGCACAGGATGAGAGTGGCATGCAGCGCGATGGATGGTCGCACGCGGCGCGTACGCTGGCAAAGCTGGAGACGCCGGAAGAGGTAGGCCGCGAGGCAGCGAAGCGCGCCCTGCGCCGCCTGGGTGCGCGCAAGGTGAAGACGCAGCGCGCGACGATGGTGTTCGATCGCAACGTGTCGCGCGGCATCATCGGCGACATCTTCGACGCGGTGAATGGCGAGGCGGTATACCGGCACGCCAGCATGTTCGCGGACAAGCTGGGCGAGCAGATTGCGTCGCCGCTGATTACCGTGGTCGACGACGGAACGATGATGCTGGAACCTGGCCTGGCCGGCTTTGGCACCTTGCCCTTCGACGGGGATGGTCTGCCGATGCAGCGCAAGGTAATCGTGGACAAGGGCGTGCTGCAGACGTACGTGGCAAACACGTACACCGCGCGCAAGCTGAAGATGCGCTCGACCGGGAATGCCTCGCGCGGGCTGGCAGGAGCGCCGGGCATTGGCAGCGGCAACTTCTACCTGGAGCCCGGGACGCAGAGCCTGCGCGAGATGATCGCGGAGGTGCAGAGCGGCCTGTATGTGACGGAGACGCTGGGCAGCGGCGTGAACCTGGTGACGGGCGACTACTCGCAGGGCGCAAGTGGCCTGTGGATCGAGAATGGCGAGTTCACCGGTGCCGTGGAAGAGATCACGATCGCGGGCAATTTGAAAGACATGTACAAGAACATCGTCGCGGTGGCGAACGACCTGACGTTCCGTGGATCGTCGGCCAGCCCGGCGATTCGCGTGGAGGGCATGACCATTGCGGGCGCTTAAGGTTGCAGCGATGGTGTTGAGCGTGGCGACGGCGGGGGTTGCGCTGGCGCAGTTGCCCATCAAGCCTCCGCCGTTGCGTGCGTCGAAGCAGCCGGCGGTGAACGCAGCGGCAGCCGATGCGTGCCCTCTGACTGTCTTCATCGACGAGCAGGGCGCGCTGTACGACGATCATGCCGGAGCTCGCCATAGGGTGACAGAGACGGCGGTGCGGAACGACATACGGGCGGGATGCAAGGATAAGGGCGCAACGTCGAGCATTCGTGTGCAGCCCGGGCCGCACACGAAGTTCGGGCGGGTGCAGCAGGTGCTGAACCTGGTGCGCGACGCCGGACCCAACCTGCGGATCGCGACGGTTACGCCGCGCACTGCGCGATAGCCGCTGCCTCTAGGTGGCAACGTCCAGCAGCGATGCGACGCGTTGCGTGCTTTCCGCCGCCCACCGCGTGGC contains:
- a CDS encoding TldD/PmbA family protein — translated: MTKERTLTAQLAQEIVDRAMRAGATDAEAVVVEGDEFHTKVRLGQVETLTESQSRAVGLRVFMGQRTASTSTNDLSEASLQRLVKGAVELSRITEEDPFAGLPDASEFSERRNGDGLGLFFDDVYSLPAQERIEMARAVEAAAMGADVRIQNSDGGTFTAATSWRAIANSRGFVGEYRKSYCGLGVTPIAQDESGMQRDGWSHAARTLAKLETPEEVGREAAKRALRRLGARKVKTQRATMVFDRNVSRGIIGDIFDAVNGEAVYRHASMFADKLGEQIASPLITVVDDGTMMLEPGLAGFGTLPFDGDGLPMQRKVIVDKGVLQTYVANTYTARKLKMRSTGNASRGLAGAPGIGSGNFYLEPGTQSLREMIAEVQSGLYVTETLGSGVNLVTGDYSQGASGLWIENGEFTGAVEEITIAGNLKDMYKNIVAVANDLTFRGSSASPAIRVEGMTIAGA
- the tldD gene encoding metalloprotease TldD, which codes for MSSAVDQSSTARSTTVFHQQFGITDRLIERCLAAALERGGDFAELFFESTASNGIGVDEGIVKSASQSHSMGCGVRVLSGERTGYSYTDELTEEKLLHAARTAALIAHSVATAGVQGLRAAPSHDLYPAVTTDVEIAQKLQLVQRADRAARAYDPRIVQVRASFSDEVRHILVVASDGTYASDVQPLSRFSVGVIAKDPAADGGKGASASGTSGGGGRRDFSWYTTERTPEHYAQEAARQAILQLTAQPAPAGEMPVVLGPGWPGVLIHEAVGHGLEADFNRKKQSAFAGLMGQRVGTDKVTVADNGTMPNRRGSLNVDDEGVPTANNVLIEKGMLCRYMSDKLSAKMMGTRSTGSGRRESYASIPMPRMTNTYMLPGEDDPADILRSVQNGIYAVNFSGGSVDITNGKFVFAANEAYLIEDGKVTAPVKGVMLIGDGATALTRVSMVGHDLALDEGVGTCGKKGQGVPVCVGAPTLKLDHMTVGGTGR
- a CDS encoding YfiT family bacillithiol transferase codes for the protein MSSAPAESGSITGIADPRYPIGKFQRPAQISAAERSSAVEVIRSLPQQLRSAVANWTNEQLDTPYRDGGWTVRQLVHHIADSHGQSSTRLRKALTEDNPTIQAYNEKLWADLPDDREAPVEFSLTLLEGVHARWAYLLDHLSEEQWQRTFQHPESGPWTIDAVTQLYAWHSRHHLAHITELAKARGW